The following coding sequences lie in one Phaenicophaeus curvirostris isolate KB17595 chromosome 5, BPBGC_Pcur_1.0, whole genome shotgun sequence genomic window:
- the CYP2R1 gene encoding vitamin D 25-hydroxylase isoform X2, producing MGGLLNSKYGRGWTEHRKLAVNTFRIFGYGQRSFEHKISEESMFFLDAIDTYKGRPFDLKHLITNAVSNITNLIIFGERFTYEDTEFQHMIEIFSENIELAASASVFLYNAFPWIGILPFGKHQQLFKNAAEVYDFLHELIERVSENRKPQSPRHFVDAYLDEMDCNKNDPESTYSRENLIFSVGELIIAGTETTTNVLRWAVLFMALYPNIQGQVQKEIDLVIGPNKMPTLEEKCKMPYTEAVLHEVLRFCNIVPLGIFHATSKETVVRGYSIPAGTTVITNLYSVHFDEKYWSNPEVFFPERFLDSSGQFVKKDAFIPFSLGRRHCLGEQLARMEMFLFFTSLLQRFHLRFPHGVIPDLKPRLGMTLQPQPYLICAERR from the exons ATGGGAG gctTACTGAACAGTAAATATGGCAGAGGATGGACAGAACATCGCAAATTAGCTGTAAATACCTTTCGAATTTTTGGATATGGTCAAAGGTCCTTTGAACACAAAATTTCAGAAGAATCTATGTTTTTTCTTGATGCCATTGATACATACAAAGGCAGACCATTTGATCTTAAGCACTTGATAACAAATGCTGTTTCAAACATTActaatttgattatttttggaGAACGTTTTACATATGAAGATACTGAATTTCAGCACATGATTGAGATTTTTAGTGAAAACATTGAATTAGCTGCTAgtgcttctgtatttttatataatgcTTTTCCTTGGATTGGTATTTTGCCATTTGGGAAACACCAGCAACtgtttaaaaatgcagctgaagtCTATGACTTTCTTCATGAGCTTATTGAACGTGTCTCTGAAAACAGGAAGCCTCAGTCACCTCGACATTTTGTAGATGCATATTTAGATGAGATGGATTGCAATAAAAATGATCCGGAATCTACATATTCACgagaaaacttaattttctctGTTGGAGAACTCATCATAGCTGGGACAGAAACCACAACAAATGTTTTAAGATGGGCAGTGTTATTTATGGCTCTTTATCCAAACATTCAAG GGCAAGTTCAAAAAGAAATCGATTTAGTCATCGGCCCAAACAAAATGCCTACGTTAGAAGAGAAGTGCAAAATGCCATACACTGAGGCTGTCCTACATGAAGTCCTAAGATTCTGTAATATAGTTCCACTTGGTATTTTTCACGCAACTTCCAAAGAGACTGTTGTCCGTGGTTACTCCATTCCTGCAGGCACTACAGTCATTACAAACCTCTACTCTGttcattttgatgaaaaatactGGAGCAATCCAGAAGTGTTTTTTCCTGAGAGATTTTTGGACAGCAGCGGGCAGTTTGTCAAGAAGGAtgcatttattcctttttcactAG GAAGAAGACACTGTCTTGGAGAACAACTAGCACGaatggaaatgtttttgtttttcacttcatTACTGCAACGATTTCACCTGCGTTTTCCTCATGGTGTGATTCCAGATCTCAAACCAAGATTAGGCATGACATTACAACCACAGCCATACCTCATCTGTGCGGAAAGACGGTGA
- the CYP2R1 gene encoding vitamin D 25-hydroxylase isoform X1, with amino-acid sequence MWRAAPAGSGACLLVLPLLFLVLLALVVRQLLKQRRPPGFPPGPAGLPLVGNIHALGAEQPHVYMRRQSQIHGQIFSLDLGGISAIVLNGYDAIKECLVHQSEIFADRPSLPLFKKLTNMGGLLNSKYGRGWTEHRKLAVNTFRIFGYGQRSFEHKISEESMFFLDAIDTYKGRPFDLKHLITNAVSNITNLIIFGERFTYEDTEFQHMIEIFSENIELAASASVFLYNAFPWIGILPFGKHQQLFKNAAEVYDFLHELIERVSENRKPQSPRHFVDAYLDEMDCNKNDPESTYSRENLIFSVGELIIAGTETTTNVLRWAVLFMALYPNIQGQVQKEIDLVIGPNKMPTLEEKCKMPYTEAVLHEVLRFCNIVPLGIFHATSKETVVRGYSIPAGTTVITNLYSVHFDEKYWSNPEVFFPERFLDSSGQFVKKDAFIPFSLGRRHCLGEQLARMEMFLFFTSLLQRFHLRFPHGVIPDLKPRLGMTLQPQPYLICAERR; translated from the exons ATGTGGCGGGCGGCCCCGGCGGGGAGCGGCGCCTGCCTCCTcgtcctccccctcctcttcctcgtcCTGCTGGCGCTGGTGGTGCGGCAGCTGCTGAAGCAGCGGCGGCCGCCCGGCTtcccgcccggccccgcggggcTGCCCCTCGTCGGCAACATCCACGCGCTGGGCGCGGAGCAGCCGCACGTCTACATGCGGCGGCAGAGCCAGATCCACGGGCAG ATCTTCAGTCTCGATCTTGGAGGCATCTCTGCTATTGTACTGAATGGCTATGATGCAATAAAAGAATGCCTTGTTCATCAAAGTGAAATTTTTGCTGATAGACCATCTCTTCCCTTGTTTAAGAAGCTGACAAACATGGGAG gctTACTGAACAGTAAATATGGCAGAGGATGGACAGAACATCGCAAATTAGCTGTAAATACCTTTCGAATTTTTGGATATGGTCAAAGGTCCTTTGAACACAAAATTTCAGAAGAATCTATGTTTTTTCTTGATGCCATTGATACATACAAAGGCAGACCATTTGATCTTAAGCACTTGATAACAAATGCTGTTTCAAACATTActaatttgattatttttggaGAACGTTTTACATATGAAGATACTGAATTTCAGCACATGATTGAGATTTTTAGTGAAAACATTGAATTAGCTGCTAgtgcttctgtatttttatataatgcTTTTCCTTGGATTGGTATTTTGCCATTTGGGAAACACCAGCAACtgtttaaaaatgcagctgaagtCTATGACTTTCTTCATGAGCTTATTGAACGTGTCTCTGAAAACAGGAAGCCTCAGTCACCTCGACATTTTGTAGATGCATATTTAGATGAGATGGATTGCAATAAAAATGATCCGGAATCTACATATTCACgagaaaacttaattttctctGTTGGAGAACTCATCATAGCTGGGACAGAAACCACAACAAATGTTTTAAGATGGGCAGTGTTATTTATGGCTCTTTATCCAAACATTCAAG GGCAAGTTCAAAAAGAAATCGATTTAGTCATCGGCCCAAACAAAATGCCTACGTTAGAAGAGAAGTGCAAAATGCCATACACTGAGGCTGTCCTACATGAAGTCCTAAGATTCTGTAATATAGTTCCACTTGGTATTTTTCACGCAACTTCCAAAGAGACTGTTGTCCGTGGTTACTCCATTCCTGCAGGCACTACAGTCATTACAAACCTCTACTCTGttcattttgatgaaaaatactGGAGCAATCCAGAAGTGTTTTTTCCTGAGAGATTTTTGGACAGCAGCGGGCAGTTTGTCAAGAAGGAtgcatttattcctttttcactAG GAAGAAGACACTGTCTTGGAGAACAACTAGCACGaatggaaatgtttttgtttttcacttcatTACTGCAACGATTTCACCTGCGTTTTCCTCATGGTGTGATTCCAGATCTCAAACCAAGATTAGGCATGACATTACAACCACAGCCATACCTCATCTGTGCGGAAAGACGGTGA